From the genome of Oryza glaberrima chromosome 1, OglaRS2, whole genome shotgun sequence:
GGGAGGAGCAAGGAGGCGAGGGCGACTTGCGGGGCGGAGTTATCGCGGAGGGGAGGAgcgagggggcggaggaggcggtggggaTTTGTGCGGCGTAGTCATCGCGTGATTTCTGAATCAGTGGAATCGCTCATCGCTGCGCACAGCGAGGACGATAGCGCACGGATGAGATTAGATCAGATGGTGGATGGACGGTAAGGATTTGGCTGGTTGATTTCACCAGTAGGATTGGAGGGGGCAACTCctctttttatattagtatagatgagCACGGGAGACTACTACTCATCATACGCTAGTGATGGGTTACAGGAACAGAGAACAAATCGTCAAGCAGATTTCAGAAAAACCACGAACACCTTTATACAACTTCTCATGCCCTAGTGCTAGGTTACAGCCTTACAGGAACAGAGATCAAATCGTCAAGTAAATTTCTGAAAATTCATGAACTGAACCACTAGTTATCGGCAGATTCAACAGATTGAACGCCTGCGCGAAGTGGAAATCGCAATCTAGCAAAATAGCCATAACTTGGCATATGAACACCTTTGTACAGCTTCTCATGCCTCAGAAATATTAATAATCTGTTCAGCAAACATGCGATATACACCTACAATTCTGTCCAAGTTATGATGCCACAGCCTCTCCAAGGGATGATGCTCCATCTGCATTTGACAATTCAGCATTCCTATTGCTGTCTTCATCTTGAAAACCTTGTTTGAATCGATCATAATTAGTTGGCTCGAGTGTCTTGAATGGGCGTTCCCCTAGAACCTGGACAAGATCATCCTGGTGGAGAACTTCTTTCTCAAGCAGCAGCTCGGCGATTTGTGCAACTTGATCTTTATGTTGTTTTATAAGCTCAACAGTTTTTTCATAGGCCTTAGCGACCCATTCCCTCACCTCAGTGTCAATGATGGATGCCGTCTGGCTGCTATATGGTTTGCTCATCTCAAAACCATCCTCCCTTTGAGGGAAAGAAAGAAGGCCAACCTTTTCGCTGAAGCCATATACTGCAACCTGGGCATAAGTCATCTTAGTAACTTTCTCCAGATCATTCTGTGCACCAGTCGAGATCTTTCCAATCAAGacctgaaaaaaaatcacataattAAGTCATTTGCTTAAGAATAAACTCTACTGATAAGTTAGAAAATGTTGTGTACCTCCTCAGCAGCTCGGCCACCTAGTGTCATGCAGGTCATGTCAAAAAGCTGCTCTTTAGTCATCAAAAGATTGTCATTTGGCACATACTGAGCAAAACCTAAAGCAGCTGTTCCACGAGGAACAATTGTGACCTTCAGTAGTGGCTCGGCATGCTCCAAAAACCATCCAGCAACAGCATGACCAGATTCATGGTAAGCAACAGTTCGCCGCTCCAACTTGCTAATGACCTGTGGTGGACAGATTGATAAGTACATAACCGCTACACATGAATGTCCAATTGTTCATGCCCCATATAATACTTTACATCCAATGCAACAGCACTTAATTATGCAATGATTTCTGCTGTAACAAGTAACAAAGAGAACACTGAAATCACTTTTAAAATTGTACAAACCAACCTAGGCTCTcaaagcaaatgtgaaggtttcAAAGTGCGCCTCAGTCACATCAAgaataaaatatagcaattatTTGCAATTTAAGAAAAAACAGTTATAAGCAGTTCTCATATAGAATTGACAACATTGACCAAGCCGATAttgtttaacatatatataataaaatttgcTACCTCCTgaattgataaaacaaaaagTATGGCAGCCCAACAACAAAGTATTTGCAacaattttgtttatttatgtACTCGTAGCCTAGCAGCATTGTGGATACTGGATAGTTTGGCAGCCAGGTTGCAAAATTCttatgtaaaatttgataaatcAACTAGTAGAGGCAAATGAAAATTGGCACCGTAAAAAAtaccttgtttttcttttccaagcCTCCGATAACCCTATCAATTGCAGATTCAAAATGTTGCATTGTAATGAGTGTGCCCTCACTTCTTGCAGCAATTAAAGCTGCCTCATTACAAACATTGGCAATGTCAGCTCCAGCAAATCCAGGTGTCAAAGCAGCTAATCTTTGTGAATAAAATGATGGTTCCTTGTCCAGTTTCAGCTTTTTAAGGTAGATGCGAAATATTTGATCACGACCCTTTATGTCTGGTTTATCAAGACTTATCTGACGATCAAATCTTCCTGGTCTTAGCAAAGCCTTATCCAGGATGTCAGGCCTATTGGTAccagcaagaacaacaacacCAGATGTAGTTCCAAACCCATCCATCTCTACAAGTAACTGGTTCAATGTGCTTTCACGCTCATCATGTCCACCAGAAAAACCTCCACGGCCTCTAGCACGGCCGATTGCATCAATTTCATCAATGAATACAATACTAGGTGAACACTGCCGAGCTTCTTGAAATAAGTTCCGCACCCTGGATGGTCCAACACCAACAAACATTTCCATGAAGTCTGAACCAGAAATAGACAAGAAGGGCACACCAGACTCTCCTGCAGTAGCTTTAGCAAGGAGAGTCTTTCCTGTGCCTGGGGGACCAACAAGAAGAGCACCCTTTGGTATTTTTGCTCCCAGTTCTTCATATTTCTTGGGATTTTTCAGGAAATGAACAAATTCCATAATTTCTTGTTTGGCTTCATCACAGCCAGCTACATCCTTAAAGAACACCTGTAGCACACAAGAAACAAGGTTACTTCAGTAGAATTATATGAATATGTTATTGTATGTTCTTTGTCAATGGTGAATAAAGCTACAGAACAAACATTTACAAAAAAGGATATGAATTTCATGTTTTGTTCAAAATAGCAAGAGATGGAAATAGCAAATAAAAACTAACCTTATTTTTGGAGTTTTTATCCAATTTTGTCACTTGAACTTTTCCAATACTGAAAATGCTACGGCCTCCTTTCCCAGGACCACCCCCAACAGTAAATCCATTTTGTATCCTTTTCCCAAGCAAATATATTAATCCAATAATTAGAACGGTTGGGACATACTTCATTACTTCCTCAAACCATTTTGCTTCAGTAGTGTAAGTGATTGGGACATAATAGTGTGGATCTATCTCCAATGCTTTCTGGGCCTCTTGTAACTTCTCTTCAAAGGAGTCAACACTTCCAATATTGAAGTAATACTTGTAGCTGCTAGGAGACTCTATCCCAGGAAGATGACTTGTAGTTATATGGATATCACTATCCTGAATTCGATCAATTGAAGGTGAACTCCTGACGTAAACCTTAGCAACTGACTTGTTTGAAACAACAATGTGGTCAACTAAACCAGGTTCCAACAACTTATTCTTGAATTCTTGGAAGCTTATCTGAAAAGAATTACAATTAAGTGGGTATCACAAGTTATAATGGACTAGGAAATGAATGTATGTGTCGCACAGAAAAAGAAACTGGTAGGGAACTGAAGTGTGGATATATGATATAGTTATACAGGATTAGATGATTAATAGGATGTAGAATACCAACCATATTGCATTTCATACCAACATGGCACTAACAACATACGAAGCTCATGCTAAAATGCCCTATATCAAACTCTTAGGATAGGATATGATATGCCATCAGTAGTGAAGTACTGTAGCTAGGGTCACATGCTGCACCAAATAATCACATTAATGCTCTCGAG
Proteins encoded in this window:
- the LOC127767360 gene encoding ATP-dependent zinc metalloprotease FTSH 3, mitochondrial, with amino-acid sequence MSLSSLSRALARSARSSRQRQGSLLGGHGGLRASSPPLPCGELGFLRSYVTSVIGNRAAVASGAGKGGDWRFLLASRQFRRLFSDKSKKNHGKHSEEENKGKGDESDKSDSKKQSSSGDQWNFEESIKQFKDMIAPLFLFGLLLLSASASPSEQEISFQEFKNKLLEPGLVDHIVVSNKSVAKVYVRSSPSIDRIQDSDIHITTSHLPGIESPSSYKYYFNIGSVDSFEEKLQEAQKALEIDPHYYVPITYTTEAKWFEEVMKYVPTVLIIGLIYLLGKRIQNGFTVGGGPGKGGRSIFSIGKVQVTKLDKNSKNKVFFKDVAGCDEAKQEIMEFVHFLKNPKKYEELGAKIPKGALLVGPPGTGKTLLAKATAGESGVPFLSISGSDFMEMFVGVGPSRVRNLFQEARQCSPSIVFIDEIDAIGRARGRGGFSGGHDERESTLNQLLVEMDGFGTTSGVVVLAGTNRPDILDKALLRPGRFDRQISLDKPDIKGRDQIFRIYLKKLKLDKEPSFYSQRLAALTPGFAGADIANVCNEAALIAARSEGTLITMQHFESAIDRVIGGLEKKNKVISKLERRTVAYHESGHAVAGWFLEHAEPLLKVTIVPRGTAALGFAQYVPNDNLLMTKEQLFDMTCMTLGGRAAEEVLIGKISTGAQNDLEKVTKMTYAQVAVYGFSEKVGLLSFPQREDGFEMSKPYSSQTASIIDTEVREWVAKAYEKTVELIKQHKDQVAQIAELLLEKEVLHQDDLVQVLGERPFKTLEPTNYDRFKQGFQDEDSNRNAELSNADGASSLGEAVAS